The window GTTTGCCTTTGCCCTCCTATGGCCTTTTGTCCCTCAGTTCGTGTGCAACTGCTTCTTCTACTGGGCGCTCTACTTCAGTCCCATCATTAATATAGACATGGTGGTGCAGCAGCTAATGCACCCAGAAACACAGGCGCTGTAACAAACTGCATGTAGTCAGTGCCCAATTAATGCCATACGGTTCACAGCAAATAAAAGTAGATAGCCAGAAATCCAGTTGCTGAAGAGAAgtattcattttcagcattaaGCTCACTCGAGACTGGCTTTGTTTGCTGTTGGAAAGGAAGTTTTCTCACTTCCTGTCTTGTCTCTCTGCTGGATGGTTGCCATGTGGAACAAGAGAGGCTTTGAGCTATTGTAGGAGAAGCAAAACCTAAGATAAGACACGGTGAAATATCTGTGATCTTATTGACTGGAAGAGATTACTGCAGTGATCTCTCTTTGCGTGCACAGTGCATTCACAAACCACATTGCCTAAATGGTCCAGAGGGCAGTTATGCAAATGAGTCATGTTCAAACATTGGTGGCAGTGAATTCTTGCCTCATAAGAAGTTTCCTGACAGTTGATAGCTTTGTAGCACGGAGATGGCCATAGTCAAGTAAAAGACCTGGGTACTGACAGTGGAACAAAGCAAATAtagattcatttttgtttaacttcTATTTTCAAATGTCCTTTTGGCACGTTGTCCGAAATCACCTAAATGAACAACTGTTGCTTTAGAAGTATCAGTTTGAACGAAGCAGTATCCCGAGTGTATATAAATGCTTATTCTGCATAAGTTTCAGTGCGCTCTTTGGGTCTGCAATGTGGCTCTGGCTGTGACTGCAATCTCGGTGCTAGAGCTGTCCGACAATTCCTTCGTCAAGGTTCGGTAATGTGATTATGAAATGTTTCAAGTGATTTCTAGAGGTTCATTGTCCTGCAGCCTCTTAGGGACCCTCAAGCTTTGCCAGTGATTCAAGGGAAAAAAGAATAACAGTCATGGGGGACATGTCTGTTCCAGGAAATCCAGACATTCCTTCCCCAAGATTTGTGACACTtagatttgaaataaaacttctgttcttaaaatattttgagatgCTGATACaaatcttttcacatttttatgattttacgGAGAAACTGTCTGTAGCAGATTTTATTTGCTTGTACTGCTGACAAAGATTgtgttgcacatttttttatttttcaaaagaaatatttgtttgcagTTTACATTTCCATGTGGTGGGTGGTTGTTTTACAGCTAATCAGAGACATGCTATTTCTTACATTGTTCATTTGCACTTCAAAGTTCTACACTGTGATTTTGTTCTTCAATGTTCTCTaatgacaaaggaaaaataaagatttttaaataatgttatcctgttgttttttctcatgaTGTCGAAATTGCTGGACAACTAAATGGTAATGAAAAAAGCAGTGTGGGCATGTGATGAGCTTATCTTCTGAAACAGAAATGTCATTTGTTGTCTAAAAtttcagttggttttttttttttttttttttttttccgtctctGCTCAGGTGTAGTAATAGTAGACAAATATACAGACACAAAGATATAACTTTTGGATTTGCAGATGGAAAATCTTTGCTTGTCTATTTCGCTCTTTTATTTATGAGGAAAAACCTCTCGATTGGACGGTTCGACCACTTATCCTCTGGAAAACGGCTGCAGAGCATCTGGAGCAAAATCTACACATAAGCCGCTTTTCAACATTTACAACTGCGGAGTTGATGGATTTTATTGATCATTTATTAACCTTCATAATTGGCTCATTACAAAACTGACAAATCCAAGACACTTTATTAATGTCGTACTAAGAGTTTCAACTGCAAAGCTGATGATTTATTAGAAAGTGTGAAACCCTAAGTATTTATTGAGGGtttaccaacatttataactgcattatGACTGAATAGAAACACACAGCCTTGTTATtaccaaaacatttcatttaaacagGGTATGAGGGATGAGAGTCTTTATTCTAACAGAATGTGAACTTCTTAACttaaaaaatggaataaaacagCTCTTACCaccaacatttcacatttactgAATTATTCTCTCTACATTTGAACCATTTTAAGTTTTGCACGCAGATCAACAGCTATAGTCAaatgctatatatatattttaatgaagGGTTACACAATAAGTCTGCACTTGTTAATTAGCAGTTTATAATATGATTTTGGTCCAAATGTCTAAATGTGATTTTCCTCAACATGGCACCCgcaaagttgttcttattaatggcttataactggCAGTAGTGTGCATtgtattatagtatattatattaccaccattgtaaaatgtaaattcagcATGTAGTATGTCTAGGGGTCTGTCTTTAGTctctatttttctattatatttatttatttttttatttttatactttatttggTCTacagtatctatctatctatctatatatatctatgcCACAACTActgtttaatttactgtttaagtttatttctttcttttttaggttcatgaaataaaaactaatgcagcaacatttaaagaaatgccccttttttaaaaatatctgtttgCTCCGCGAattgtatttagttttttttttttcacttaaaaatatcaatacaaaTTCCCAATAGGCACGTACAACTGTAAAAAAGTGTAAAGTTTAATTGATCCAAGTTTCGAGAACGACCGCCCTCTAGCGTCCCATGGTCGTCATGGCAGCAACGGTTGTCGCCATTACGTAAGGGACTGTCTCAAAAGAGCACGTAAGACACAAAACGCAAAAAAGAATTACTAATCCAAATTAAAAGACGATAATTTTTTTAGACcagtttttctcctctttgacGTAAGTATATCTAACTATCAATCGTCAACTATCAATTTTTAATATACGTTTCGTCGACGGCGTTAAACGTTACCGCGCTTTATTAAACCGCCGACAACATTTCACAGACGACCCCCACGCACACTTCCTTGTTGCGGAAGTGAAAAGTCTACGTGGGGAAGAAAGGTTGGCCTGACCGTGTCTGAACAGCATACACACCAGCAACACCGATGTCCAATCCAGGTTAGCTCTGTCTGCCGTCGAACCAGTCTTCCTTCCTCCCACCCACCCCCTTGCCTGTTAGGCAAATGGACGCGTTGAGCAGCGGCAGCCGGGGCGTATAAATGGGACGGAGAGCCGACGACAGGCTGTAATGCTGCGCCGTGTGCGGCAGTCTCTCCGGCAGGTGCTGTTTCTGATGGCCCGGAGACCGGATCTACTCTGCGGGGCAATCGCGCTCGGCGTCCTGCTCATACTCGCGGTCAAGTTCACATGCAGGTAAACAAGACCAGCCTCGGTTCGTTTTCTGCTAGTGTGagcttgttttggtttgatCGGGGTAACACGAGAACTACCGAACATCAGAACTGAACCTTTTACTGAGACATAAATGTTGTTGTGCCATTAGTAATCTGTAAATTGACTGGTCCTGATCATACTCTAGATATAACCAGGTCCTTATTAAGTAGTAACGTTGCAGCTGGCAGAAACTGACGACTACTGAAGGACAAGAGGATTAACTCGTTCTTTAAACCGTTTAAACAGACGGTGTACTTCCAGAGTGCCACAACCAACTCAGCCCTGCCATCCTCTTCCACCGAACCCAGCTGTGGAGATCACAAAGTGGGCAACTGCAGGGGGGACTTGGGACGCCCATGGGCCAAAAAATTTGCAGGGGGCCCCCCCACTGACCCCCTTACCTGTAGCCCTCTGAATATGAACCCTGCCACCTCCAAGTTCCCATTAAGTCCTGTGCAAACCAGATCCCATGTGCTGAAGCGATATACAGTACGTCTTAGGTCAGGTCACTTTATTCAGGAATATGCTTCATGGGAAGGCAATGCACACTAAAATAACAGAGGTCTTAAAACCGGGGTCTGGCACAGGGCTCCTCCACAAGACAGGGTCAGATCAGGTAATCAGTTAATAATTCACGACTCACCTTAgttgatactgtatgttagtggtacccggttggtaatccagctATGCCAAAAGACCCAGGTTTACTCCATAGCATTTGGGTccacataatttgattaatcgcATTTGTCAGAAATCTGAACCACGGAGGCCCTAAATATATCAACTATATCCTCCATCCTGTGGCCCCTCTGTTGTAGAGGGACTCTGTGTCACAATCTAGTATTAAGAACCTTAATCGTTTTAGTTTGTACTGACCTCCtctgttgtaaagttgtgtttttatcaaactgctttagtttttgtgtgtctcGCATAGAAACGCAGAAAGTCTCCGGGAAGGTCGTGCTATTCCATAATAGGagaactgtaaggctgcaaccaacagcTGTctatgaacagaaaaataatcagcaacttttttgataattgattaatcattttgagtcatttatttatttatttatttattttagagaaaaatgctgaatttcTCTGGTTGCACCTTctgttatttgaatattttccagTTTCCTTTGTCCTCCCTGATAGTAAACTTTTGGACTgtttatcaaacaaaacaagacatctgaagacgtcaacttgggctttgggaagtggcgatggacattttttccagttttctgcCATTTGATTGACCTTAGGACTTATTGTCGAATGAACGAATCTGCCATGTATAGCGGGGGTCAATAGGGGcccaagaaaaaaatgtttgcccTGGGGCCCTGTGGGAGATTAATCTGGCCAAGGACAAGAAGATGAACTAAttctttaaactgtttaaacagATGGTTTACTACCCAGGAGTGTTACTGTAatcctttaatttttctaatGAAGATTTTGGCCTCTATTTGTAAATGACCCTGAAGAAAATAGTTTAACAACAGATTCAGCTCTGTCGTCGTTCCAGTAAATCCAGCTGTGGAGATTTGAAAAGATTGGAACTTGAAACAAATTGCAGACAAATGATCTCAGGCGCATCCTGCTTCTTTTCCCTGCTCAggagtggtggaaaaagtattgCAATCTTTTAATTGAGTGGAAGTAGtaatattattgtaaaaatactctgttacagaTTCAAGCCCAAGTATTTCAGGCAAATCAAATCACACGTAAAAATAACCTGAAACTTTTTTGAGATCTGACTTTGGAACCTTGAAATGGGTAatattcactattttctgacacgttatagaccaaatgataaACCAAAACTATTATTGGCAGATTAGTCCATAATGACAGTCGTTGCAGCCGTAAACCAACTGGGATCTTCATTATGTTGTGCAGCTGATCTTAATGGGGGACTCGTTGTGTCagaaaattgtggaaaaaaacccCGCACGAGCTCCCAGAGCCCACTGtgaagttgtttgttttatctgaccaacagtctaaaacccaaatatattcagtgtacagtgatacaaaacaaaaagaaaaaaagcaaatcccCGTAACTGACGAGCCttaaccagagaatgtttggcaattttgcttGATGGATGACAAACAAGCAGCCGATCATCAAAACTGTCTGCGATGAATTTCTTCAATCGCACTAAACGGCGCACACTCAGTGAACCCAGCTGTGTAGGTCACTGCCGGAAGTGAGAATTGAGACTTGAAGCAAAGGGCAGGCAAATAAGCTCAAGGAAATCCGTCTTCTCCCGTGGTTCAGTGACCGTGATAGTTATGCTCCAGCTGTGGCAACCCCGGAGTAAAGAGATGATATGCATATGCATCATGTTGTTGTATAGGGATGCGGCGTTTTCTCTCCTCTCGCCTGATACCAGTTCCGTTACCTCAACTCCGGGTATCTGCAGATACAGAGTTCTGATCCAGTACCAGAGCTCTCTTTAGCCctaatttaaaatcaaatgtctCAACTCATTGGAATCACTTTTATGCAAGGTAACGCTGGTATCGGTTTCAGTACCAGTCAGGTATATGAGATTGTTGCATCCCTAATGTCCATGTATATCGtgatttactgcattttttGGAAAACTCAGTCATGAAACTGGATCAAAtgaccaaacaaaaacatatgttGTACCTATTTCACTCTACAAATCAAGGTACTTCGTCACATGCAGTATAAAAAGTATGGCAAAATGACTGGCTGTAGACAAGTTTCCATTGTTTCAGGATACATGTATAACCCTCATTATTGTTGTCATTATGATTCCTGATTGACGCTGAAATCTTTTCTCTCCGTAGCCGTGCTAAGAATGTGGTGGCAGCAGCTCAGCCTCCGGTGCGGTTCTTCTCTGCCGAGGCCCCGGTAGTCGACCTCTACTTGGGTCAGCTGGACCAGGTGAGATTCAAAGACAGAGACGCATTTAGTTTCTCAAAGCATTTCAACTGTAAGTCTCAGTCCCTGGCAGTAATACATTCAAGATCACACTTTAAAACACGAAAAGCAGAATTAAAGTCTAGGGCAGCAATTAAGGCTAGAACGTGccttaacattaacattttctctCCAGGTGGAGAAACTGAGGAGTGTGGCAGAGGTGTCTCTCATCTTCTTCTATGCTCCCTGGTGCGCTCACTCGATGGCTGCCCGACAGGAAGTGCAGCAGGTTGCTAAGAAGCTGGCCAAACAGGTACAGGACACGTGAGGTGACGACAAGCACCGCACCGCTGGTTCGTTTAAATCCCAGACAGTGACCTTAACTGACACCATGTTGGACGACCGCTGACAACGTAGCAGAAAACTAGGGCTTGTTATAGTAGCACGCTTGTCAACTTACATACCGTGGACACATTAAACATCCAGAGgagtaaatatactgtaacgTCTAGGGCTCCATGAGATGAGGGCTCGTTACCTAAAGTGCTGAGACAGAGTGGTATTGATGCCTGTGTTCAGATAAATAGTTAAGGATTAAACTGACAAACAGCACAAAAGAGTTACTCGGTTTATGTGGAATTAATAGAAATCTGTTGGAATTATAAAATCAAATCGACCCTTTAATTCACAATGAAAAAGTTATTGACTAGAAAGTGTCTGAGTCTTGCGATTGCGTACCACACACATGACCGAGAATGATAACACAGCATAACCTGTCTTTTTGCTCCGGAAATAGTTCTGCTTGTTTAACCCCgcccgcctctctctctctctctcacacaaacacaggtgcAGTTTGTGGCCGTTAACTGCTGGTATAGTCAGGGGAAATGCAGGAGGCAAAACCGCTTCTACCAGTACCCCGTCATCCATCTGTTTTATAGAAGGTAAGACGGAGTAGACTTTAGTTATAGTAGATGGCGGGGAATCGGGGGGGAAGTGTGCCAGGCCAGCACACGTGTATTCTACGTGCATGCCGTAATAGTAATGACTGCTTTTGAAAACCTTTCTCACTTCATGGCTCAAAATGAGTTACCCATTAAAAGAAGTCTGGAACCTCCAGTTTCACTTGTTGGTCCATTCGGTACACATGACATGATGTGTTCCATGTCTGTCCGTCTTAGAAGAAGGATCCCTCCTCTGTCGCTCTTCCTGTGATTTCTTCCATTCCCCTTATCTGATTtgagggtctaaggatagagggtGTCCTGTGCTGTACAGATTATAAATCCCCTCGAGGCAAATCTGTGCTTTTGggctatgtaaataaaactgacgTGACTTCCTTTAAGATTTTCCAAATTCAATGTTGAAGATGCCCTTGTGGAGTTTTCCGATAtaacaaacaaatttttttgtgtgtgctgaatGCGTTTCCATCCTCATAGattgttttttatgtgtctAAATGAATTGTCTATGTGTACTTTTGTTTGCAAACTCACTTGCCTtaaattgctaaaaaaaaaaaaggtatttcgGATAGAaaaaacctgcattgtttacatccatgctTACCTTGCTAGCAGCCTCCTCTTTTCCTGCCTTTATTTGGTGAAGTGCTGCAATCGCTTCTCGTTGCGTTACCGCCACCTGTGGATCATTGGAAGAGTGTGAAACAGTTGGCAGGTGCAAGagcacaagaagaaaaacaaaacagggccGCACACTTAAAGCTTGGCTCCATAGCCATAATATGGTCAGAATCTCCACAGGGTTCCTTTAGCTCTCATCCCACATTCATTACTTTGGCAAAAAACGTAAGATTTTAGTCCTCGACTCCTCttaccagtgtttttgttaaaatatttgtaagGGGGCTGGTCGCATTTGCTTTATAACGTACTTACTTACAGAGCGGGTTATCTGGTTGTTTTCCCAGCTTTAACtgttttaaacaatttatctgattaaatgcattttacagaAGTGATTCTATAGTCGACCAGCAGAGTATGTTGGTCTACCACAGCTTACTTGTTATTTAGATGcttgaatgttttttatgagatcttatttgtatttttatgtttattttccagCAGTGAAGGACTAGAAATAGAGGATTAAGCCTTACAAATATAGTTATGAACATCCTCTGTCTCCATGGAGACACCTAGAGTAAAACTGGGACTGAATCATAGAAGTGGTTGTATAAATGATGCAAAGCTGCAACAAaccaatattttcattattgattcaacTGCCGATTATTTActtgactaattgattattgacgtgacatctttaaattctTATAACCCACTGAGACCCCCCACTGTGAAGTACTTTAACAAGTGCAgcatgtcaagtcaagtcagtctTATTTATATAGTCCAATATgacaaagagcaacagaggagggatccctcttcaGGGACGGGCAGATATGTAAATACATGTCATGTGTACAGAATAGAGCAACAGGCCAAACAGACATCAGTATTTCAGATGATGGATGTGTCCACAGATTCCCTCAGGAAATTGTTTAGTTGAGGTTTTATTCCGCTCATACTCTGATGCATCTTGTCTCGTGTTCATCCTACTTAGTGGCTGACGGTGTAAACAATAGCTGCACTCGTGAAATGTGTCGCAATTTTCCTGTTTGAATTTGGACCTCTGCTCTTCTCCttgaatgttaatattttaacgtgaaattttccttttttatgatTTTGACGACAGTGATGTTTAGTAGTATTTTAACTTGGACAAGTGAGCTGTTTGTGGGAGCTCACCTAATTGATCCATTACGtcgtctgtctttgtgtttctgtgctgcagGTTTGGGCCTATAGAGTACAAAGGTCCATTTGTGGCTCCGTATGTGGAAAGTTTTATCCTCAGAGTCATTACACCACTCACTTACCTCCCATCCAGAGCCACACTTGAAGACTTCCTCTCCTACCACGAGGTATTGTTTGGCCTCGGGCCATCTGACGGAGAGTTGGCAGAGAATCGCCCACAAAGTTTATGCCCGATCGTGTGTTGCTGGTCGATTCTGTACTTTAAAGATTTAGAGTTATGCAATTTTGCCATTAATAACTCTCTTAAAGAAATGGTCTGAAAGTTAAAAGTCTTGGTTAAATTGTGTTACATGATCTAAGTCGTCTTATATGAATGAAGCTATGTTACCATTCTGATTGGTTGTGTCCTCTGTATTTCTAGCCTCGAGTGGTAGGTTTCTTCCAGTTTAACTCCTCTCCTCAGCCGCCAGGGTACATCACATATTTGTCCTCTGCCCTGCATGCCCTCAAAAGGGGTAAGAAGTGACCATACAGCACTGAGACCGGTTCTTACAGATCCTTAAATATTTGTGATCATGTCTAGAACTGAAACACTTAGTCGGTTTAATGGATTTGTCGATTGGCATAAAATAAATtgcaacaattctgataatcatttaattaaacaaaaaaaagcattcgCTGATTCAAGTATCTCAAATATGatgattttcttctttatcgTATATGAAACTACTCTGAATTAAGGCTGCAAGCgccgattattttcattatccattaatccATCGATTATTTCTAATTTGATTGTTCtgtggtctataaaatgtataaaatgaaatggtaagaaaatcacaatttcacaaagcccaaggtgacatcttcagatgtcctgtttgtctgacaaaaagTTCAAAACTCAAAGCTagtcagtttactatcataaaaGAATAAGGAAACTAGAAAATAttcacacttgagaagctggaaccagaaaactAGCGcattcttttctttaaaaaaaaagactgaaaacaattCATCTATCAgaatagttgccgattaattttctgtcgattgactaatcaatttatCAGCTAATCGTTGCAGCTATACTCTATACTTTGGGTTTACaactgttgttcagacaaaagaAGCCTTTTGAAGAAGTGATCTTGGGCTCCgggaacttgtgatgggaaTTGTCCATTTTGCTCTGCCATTTATTAAAACAAgcatttaattgatttaacaATTAAGTATTTGGCAGATTAACTGATGAGGATAAATAATTTCTAGGTTCAGCCCTAATCATGTCTAGAATGCAAAATTGGATTAGAAATAATGGGGAAACTTGGCTATTGCAGCAGGAAAGATAGCAGGAGGTAGCGTAAAAGGTACAATAATGATGTGTGTAAAGTCCTGTGTATGTTTCAATTATACTGTTGGGTAGGATCGAAAGGACAGAATTTTCTCAGTCTTCGCTCCTGAAACTCCCTGTTTTTCTGGTGTAGATTTCCGCGGAGTTGTACGTTTCGGGGTCGTGACCAACAGAAAGGTGGCAGAGGCCATCTCCCTACAAGAGGATGAAACAGTTTACCTCCACAGAAGATTTAACTCCTCTTTGGTAAGCAGTGTCATCAGGCCATTATGGACTACAAAATAATGGctagaaaatataattaaatactgaaaaaatttTACTATAATTCTAGATGTTTAATAAGGCTTTGCACTGGCACtgtgctgtatgtttttcttttctttcagattttccCTCGAAGGGAACGTAACTTCACATCAGAGGCCATCTGTAGCTGGGTGTTCGAACACCACGAGACCGTCCTCCAGTGGCTGCAGCCCCCGGGAACAAAGTCCCGCCTCCTGGAACAGGAGCTGACTAAAGGTcctgcactgctgctgttcctACCGCACAATCCACTCGGGTCCAAGCCAAATCCCATACTACAGCAGGTGAGCAGCAATAGGGAAAAAGTTAGCTGCATTTGAAACAGTGCACCATAGCATCTTATTTAATTGTCTCAAGATAGTAAGGTTTCTCTGACACTGTCCTAATCTGGTTCTAATCCCACCTAAACCATAAAACATTCTCTAATGTTGTTGGGAATGCTTCATCCTTTACTGCCCATCTCACTGGTGGTGTGCCACAGGGCTCAGTTTTAGTTCCTCTACTGGTATCATACTTCTTCTTGGGGACATTATTCGCTAATAtaacattaatataaattttaaatttttatgctGAGGATAACCAGGTGTATGTATCAATAACACCTGGCGACAGAAGCAGTCTTGTTAGTCTCATTAACTGCCGTAAGGGGATTAAATGCTGGATATCCGCCAACTTCCTGCAGCTGAACGTCAGTAAATCGGACATCATATTATTCGATCCACCCAGTTGCTTTCATCTCATCTATTATAACTTTGGCCGATTGTCAGTAAATGTTAAACCTGTAGCTAAAAATCTGGGACTTCTATTCCACTCTAACCTCAGTTTTCTATGCTCACGCAAAGAAGGTTATACAGTCCTCCTCTCTCTacttcaaaaaaaacatatccttGAATTAAAAAATTCAAGGAAGCCTGACCACTTCTCCCCCTACCTTAGCCTTCTCTCATTGGCTACCAGTTCATTTCGGATTTAATTTCAACATGTTATTGATTAGATTCAAGGCTAAATTAGGTCTTGCCCAAAAAATACATTAGTGAATTCTGGACTCCTCGTGAGCCGGAGCCCAGCCTAAGGTCCATTGGTAAAGGTCGCGTCTCTGTTCCTAGTACCCGGTGAGTAGTTAGAGGTTACTAACCTGGAGGTTACGTAAGGGTTctaatgtgaatgttttctccttttttctctacataagtgtaatttatttttgtctttttgtatgTACGTAGTCTTGTTTTGATGATTACTGTGTGAAGCACAAGTAAGTCTGTACAAGGTCTGTaccaataaaataataattattagggtttttttttgctacagtttttattgttttattgtttttttaaatcttattttatttaaatttataatttcCTGCCTAATTTTCTAGTTCTTAATGTAGTTCTTAATGTGTTTAATCCTGTTGAAAACCATGGAAAGCACTTtctaacttttgttttgaaaagagctgtataaattatcatttttatttttaccttttttttttttttttttttgtctttcagattGCAGACATTGCTGTGCGTTATCATTCCTGTGACAATAATAACCACTCCAGCTTGGACAATAGTTTCACCTCCCACGCGCTGTGCTGCCAATCAGTTCCTCTCCCAGAGTccagtacaagtgtgtgtgaggtgtgtcTCAGCTTGTCAAGACCGAGTCTGACCAGCTCTTACGTACGCTGCTTGTTCCCCTCAATGGATCAGAGAGGAGACGTGTTGCAGACTTATCTCAGACACTGTTGCCTCCACCAACTACCTGTCCCCCTGTCCATAAAAACTGCAACCTCAGTGGGCTGTAGCAACCTTCTGAACAGCTACAGCCCCTTTAGTCAGTACAGTGCCTGCTGCAGAAAACTAGAACCTCAGCTCATTGCATCACAAGACAAAGAGGGGCCAGATATGCATAGAGATTCCCCTCCGCCTCCTTCTTcgtccatccctccatcttcaGTCTCTCAGCGGGGAGGAGATGGCATCACGGGGCTCCGGTGTCAGACCAACAGGACGCTAAGGTTTTATGTGCTGGATGTTGCTCTGAACTGGCCTCTGGCGATGAGGCTCGGGGCGCTGGGCAACAGAACTGCTTCTCTTCACCAGGAGGCCGGTATACCAGGCGACGGGAGCAGCGACGGGTCGTTTGCAGCTATTGTGAACCTGAAGGATGAGGTTCATTATGTTCTCCATCGCAGCCCAGCAACCACACTGACAGAGTCTCTGGGTAAGACGAGGAAAGAATTATATTTAtgctcagtggccactttattaggtacaccagTAAACTCTAATGTGATCTAATACAACAGCTCAGCCATGACTGCTACCTTTCCAAAGAcaataatgttcatttttgattgatactgtcagagaggtattaatttaactacatgtttattattgaggttGTATTTTGAAATGGCTAATAACTGCGTTCCAACCAATGGAACCAGGGTCTAAATTAATTTCTGGGAAGGCAGTTTTACTCTTTAAAAAGTCCCTGCTCAGGGGGTAGTACTTTCTGAAGGTTCAGGTACGCTAGCATGTCCCACAGCATTGATATACAcccagtat is drawn from Xiphias gladius isolate SHS-SW01 ecotype Sanya breed wild chromosome 15, ASM1685928v1, whole genome shotgun sequence and contains these coding sequences:
- the txndc11 gene encoding thioredoxin domain-containing protein 11 isoform X2; translation: MAARQEVQQVAKKLAKQVQFVAVNCWYSQGKCRRQNRFYQYPVIHLFYRRFGPIEYKGPFVAPYVESFILRVITPLTYLPSRATLEDFLSYHEPRVVGFFQFNSSPQPPGYITYLSSALHALKRDFRGVVRFGVVTNRKVAEAISLQEDETVYLHRRFNSSLIFPRRERNFTSEAICSWVFEHHETVLQWLQPPGTKSRLLEQELTKGPALLLFLPHNPLGSKPNPILQQIADIAVRYHSCDNNNHSSLDNSFTSHALCCQSVPLPESSTSVCEVCLSLSRPSLTSSYVRCLFPSMDQRGDVLQTYLRHCCLHQLPVPLSIKTATSVGCSNLLNSYSPFSQYSACCRKLEPQLIASQDKEGPDMHRDSPPPPSSSIPPSSVSQRGGDGITGLRCQTNRTLRFYVLDVALNWPLAMRLGALGNRTASLHQEAGIPGDGSSDGSFAAIVNLKDEVHYVLHRSPATTLTESLEAFIRNFSAPYSLLQRHLVGQENGKGGEEEAGHPDEVRQTSPRPLITELTTSSFLPSVMDLQKDVLLFYYTQWCGFCSVLNHIIIQLARLLQGNSTITVARVNVGRNDLPWEFMVDHVPSVLLFPRYRKHLSVKFPDDLPITLPNLLHFILQHSGSVHDADKPVTSSVEADGPGPSAILRAEFLALQREVQTLHRARERLSQQLAQLWRDHRRLTFDTRSLEAQNAELQQERQSLEEQHQEKSRQLGEAVRRLQELADTSENLLNENTLLRILLRALKDRTEAREQAEVERKEAEQKRNHMAS